In Acidobacteriota bacterium, one genomic interval encodes:
- a CDS encoding type II toxin-antitoxin system VapC family toxin — protein sequence MLRYLLDTNAVSQLIRRPDGQVAQRVAALEPGSFAINVIVAAELRYGAERRGSSRLTRQLEAVLSAIDVLPLEEPVDRHYGEIRSELEGSGRPIGFNDLLIAAHARALGLTLVTNNVGEFRRVSGLSVEDWQ from the coding sequence GTGTTGCGGTACCTGCTGGACACGAACGCCGTGTCCCAACTGATTCGACGGCCCGACGGTCAGGTCGCTCAGCGAGTCGCGGCACTCGAGCCCGGTAGCTTCGCCATCAACGTGATCGTGGCGGCCGAGCTCCGGTACGGTGCTGAGCGTCGCGGGTCTTCGCGACTCACACGACAGTTGGAGGCTGTCTTGTCGGCCATTGACGTCTTGCCGCTCGAGGAACCCGTCGACCGCCACTACGGTGAGATCCGGAGCGAACTCGAAGGATCAGGTCGGCCGATCGGCTTCAATGACCTGCTGATCGCCGCGCACGCAAGGGCGCTTGGCCTGACTCTGGTGACGAACAACGTCGGCGAGTTTCGGCGTGTGAGCGGACTCTCGGTGGAGGACTGGCAGTGA
- a CDS encoding AbrB/MazE/SpoVT family DNA-binding domain-containing protein gives MPNVDERAEPVVARVARLFRNGRNQALRIPREFELDADEVTIHREARRLIIEPIDRKPSIAEVLAGLEPLEEDFPEIEDPPTKPEDLL, from the coding sequence ATGCCGAATGTTGACGAACGAGCGGAACCAGTAGTAGCGCGTGTAGCACGCCTGTTCCGCAACGGTCGGAATCAGGCCCTGAGAATCCCCCGGGAGTTCGAACTGGACGCCGACGAAGTGACCATTCACCGCGAGGCGCGGCGCCTGATCATCGAACCGATCGATCGGAAACCCTCGATCGCCGAGGTGCTCGCTGGGCTCGAACCCCTCGAGGAGGACTTTCCCGAGATTGAGGACCCTCCGACCAAGCCGGAAGATCTCCTCTGA
- a CDS encoding PQQ-binding-like beta-propeller repeat protein codes for MSKSLHLLLAATFAAAPAIAAESNDWPGFRGTDGSGIARSGPGPAADLDLDRHLLWKAKIEGRGHSSPVISDGRVFLTTAIVGDLIPGAGPPEHSFGGQPFKHPQSVDGNRHHTMRVIALDAEQGDLLWSHTAYAGRVYDDRHSDSSYASPTPVTDGERVYAYFGSEGVYAYTVDGEPVWERDIGDIKTVGLGVGTSPVLHDGLLIVLADEDSGDDSFIVALDAATGEEVWKRDRPVQASWATPVPVEHEGQKQLLTTGYEYVIAYDPADGSELWRATGLQNNAIHIPMTVDHLAVFTSGYPGKVVFAIPLASRGDLTGDDPRVWTYRKGTGYVPSNLLYDGLLYLTNDGGVITCLDARTGEVVYEGGRLPIRGRYSASMVGGGGRILMVNTDGDAALFRAGREHEVLGSFSLGESVWATPAIVGDRLYIRGSEHLFALGPPTEEGAAATGGRSDAP; via the coding sequence GTGTCGAAGAGCCTCCACCTCCTCCTCGCCGCAACCTTCGCAGCAGCGCCCGCGATTGCGGCCGAATCGAACGACTGGCCCGGTTTCCGCGGTACCGACGGCAGCGGCATCGCCCGTTCCGGCCCCGGCCCGGCAGCCGACCTCGACCTGGACCGCCACCTCCTCTGGAAGGCGAAGATCGAGGGCCGCGGTCACTCGTCGCCCGTAATCTCGGACGGCAGGGTGTTCCTGACCACCGCCATCGTGGGCGACCTGATTCCCGGGGCCGGACCGCCAGAGCACAGCTTCGGGGGCCAGCCCTTCAAGCACCCGCAATCGGTCGACGGAAACCGCCACCACACGATGAGGGTGATCGCCCTGGACGCCGAACAGGGCGACCTGCTCTGGTCCCACACGGCCTACGCCGGACGCGTCTACGACGACCGTCACTCCGATTCCTCCTACGCCTCGCCCACCCCGGTCACCGACGGTGAGCGGGTCTACGCCTACTTCGGTTCGGAAGGCGTCTACGCGTACACGGTCGATGGCGAGCCGGTGTGGGAGCGCGACATCGGCGACATCAAGACGGTCGGCCTCGGCGTCGGCACCTCGCCGGTGCTGCACGACGGCCTGCTCATCGTCTTGGCCGACGAGGACAGCGGCGACGACTCCTTCATCGTCGCACTCGATGCCGCCACAGGCGAGGAGGTCTGGAAGCGCGACCGGCCGGTGCAGGCGAGCTGGGCAACACCCGTCCCGGTCGAGCACGAGGGGCAGAAGCAGTTGCTGACCACCGGCTACGAGTACGTCATCGCCTACGACCCGGCGGACGGCAGCGAACTCTGGCGGGCCACCGGCCTTCAGAACAACGCGATCCACATCCCGATGACGGTGGACCACCTGGCCGTGTTCACCTCCGGGTATCCGGGCAAAGTCGTCTTCGCCATCCCGCTTGCCAGTCGCGGCGATCTGACCGGCGACGACCCGCGTGTTTGGACCTACCGCAAGGGCACCGGCTACGTGCCCTCGAACCTGCTCTACGACGGACTCCTCTACCTGACCAACGACGGCGGCGTGATCACCTGCCTCGACGCCCGCACCGGCGAAGTCGTCTACGAGGGAGGCCGGCTGCCGATCCGCGGCCGCTACTCGGCCTCCATGGTCGGCGGCGGCGGCCGCATCCTGATGGTCAACACGGACGGCGACGCGGCGCTCTTCCGCGCCGGCCGGGAGCACGAGGTGCTCGGCAGCTTCTCGCTCGGCGAGTCGGTCTGGGCAACGCCGGCGATCGTCGGCGATCGGCTGTACATCCGCGGCAGTGAGCACCTGTTCGCGCTCGGGCCGCCAACCGAAGAAGGGGCAGCCGCAACGGGGGGCCGCAGCGACGCACCCTGA
- a CDS encoding glycosyltransferase — translation MSPARSSTELPATRPAGRVAVLLPCLNEEATIGSVVGQFHTALPEASIYVCDNGSEDATAEAARRAGAEVLVEEERGKGRAVRRLFREVDADVFLIADGDGTYDAGSAGRLVSTLAGRYLDMVVAVRRSTEPGAYTPIRRLGNRLFSLLARWRCHRAVRDLLSGYRAFSRRYVDAFPAHSDGFEVETEMTLFAASAGMAWDEIECPYFARPPGSRSKLHAFRDGLRILQTLLWAPAAAAGEQRLGGLRAAVLVAAVTIVATASFLSLNWLAATADPEPVADALRASYEHPERTLEDSAERFNDCLLSLMALDRGGTLGERTVSPRRVYRYTRPQRPCDALEQRLSLGAVDDSDYLTVFYHQYWAGQRVMLQWLLPPLGVDGLRRTLRMLTFGLLGLGFVGALGRTVLLFTRREPESGSREGAGNPKHWREHLFQATALAALFLCLFLFLDLDRRAGSFTTGASNLLTLALLVAVPAFGIANWKPGRQVLLFAGFGAAIAYHELLFGSALIGLVCVLLALSTAPPPVHATVAVARNWWPALYLRCGGAYVGSLSAVFLLRVVIAEFVFREPVLFKFWDQLTHRLYGAPRSSIHPDIDVFYASRPTMERFLERVGNNLGTVGFGSTAVALILIGGAALTLIAATVLVLKRRRSLEEPWRWLGVLAAGWCVPAWYVVFSAHSMAHVPVAIRLLALPYAAAAILIVGAAVFGRRSVVA, via the coding sequence GTGAGCCCCGCACGATCCAGCACCGAGCTTCCGGCGACGAGGCCCGCCGGGCGAGTCGCCGTCCTGCTGCCATGCCTCAACGAGGAGGCGACGATCGGGAGCGTGGTTGGCCAGTTTCACACTGCCCTGCCCGAGGCGTCGATCTACGTCTGCGACAACGGATCGGAAGATGCCACCGCCGAGGCCGCCCGTAGGGCCGGCGCCGAGGTCCTCGTCGAGGAGGAACGCGGCAAGGGCCGGGCCGTCCGCCGCCTGTTCCGCGAGGTGGACGCCGACGTCTTCCTGATCGCCGACGGTGACGGCACCTACGACGCCGGCAGCGCCGGGCGTCTCGTGTCCACCCTGGCCGGGCGCTACCTGGACATGGTCGTGGCGGTCCGCCGGAGCACGGAGCCAGGCGCCTACACGCCGATCCGGCGCCTTGGCAACCGCCTCTTCAGCCTGCTCGCCCGGTGGCGCTGCCACCGAGCCGTCCGCGACCTGCTCTCCGGGTACCGTGCCTTCTCCCGCCGGTACGTCGACGCCTTCCCCGCCCACTCCGACGGCTTCGAGGTCGAGACCGAGATGACCCTATTCGCCGCGTCGGCGGGAATGGCCTGGGACGAAATCGAGTGCCCCTACTTCGCGCGCCCGCCAGGGTCGCGAAGCAAACTGCACGCCTTTCGGGACGGTCTCCGGATCCTCCAAACGCTGCTCTGGGCGCCCGCCGCGGCCGCGGGTGAGCAGCGCCTCGGAGGCTTGCGAGCCGCCGTCCTGGTAGCCGCGGTGACGATCGTCGCCACAGCCTCCTTCCTCAGCCTCAACTGGCTCGCGGCTACCGCCGACCCAGAGCCCGTTGCCGACGCTCTCCGGGCCTCGTACGAGCACCCGGAACGCACTCTCGAGGACTCCGCCGAGCGCTTCAACGACTGCCTGCTGAGCCTGATGGCGCTCGACCGCGGCGGCACGCTCGGCGAACGCACCGTCTCGCCCCGGCGCGTCTACCGCTACACCCGGCCCCAGCGCCCCTGCGACGCCCTCGAGCAGCGCCTGAGCCTGGGCGCGGTCGACGACTCGGACTACCTGACCGTCTTCTACCACCAGTACTGGGCCGGCCAACGGGTGATGCTGCAGTGGCTGCTGCCGCCGCTCGGCGTCGACGGCCTGAGACGAACGCTGCGCATGCTGACGTTCGGCCTGCTCGGGCTCGGGTTCGTCGGCGCGCTGGGACGCACGGTCCTGCTCTTCACCAGGCGCGAACCCGAAAGCGGTTCCCGAGAGGGCGCCGGCAACCCGAAACACTGGCGCGAGCACCTCTTCCAGGCAACCGCCCTCGCCGCCCTCTTCCTCTGCCTGTTCCTGTTCCTCGACCTGGACCGTCGCGCGGGGAGCTTCACCACCGGTGCCTCCAACCTCCTGACTCTCGCCCTGCTCGTCGCGGTGCCGGCCTTCGGGATCGCCAACTGGAAACCAGGACGCCAGGTCCTCCTCTTCGCTGGCTTCGGCGCCGCGATCGCCTACCACGAGCTCCTCTTTGGCAGCGCCCTGATCGGCCTGGTCTGCGTGCTCCTCGCCCTCTCCACGGCGCCGCCCCCCGTCCACGCCACGGTCGCGGTCGCCCGGAACTGGTGGCCCGCCCTCTACCTGCGCTGCGGCGGCGCCTACGTCGGCTCTCTCTCCGCCGTCTTCCTGCTCCGCGTCGTCATCGCCGAGTTCGTGTTCAGGGAGCCGGTGCTGTTCAAGTTCTGGGATCAACTCACGCACCGGCTCTACGGAGCGCCCCGCAGCTCGATCCATCCCGATATCGACGTCTTCTACGCCTCCCGGCCGACCATGGAGAGGTTCCTCGAACGGGTCGGAAACAACCTGGGCACCGTTGGCTTCGGCTCGACCGCGGTCGCTCTCATCCTGATCGGCGGTGCGGCACTGACCCTGATCGCCGCGACGGTCCTCGTCCTGAAGCGGCGACGTTCCCTGGAAGAGCCCTGGCGCTGGCTCGGCGTTCTCGCCGCCGGCTGGTGCGTTCCCGCGTGGTACGTCGTCTTCTCTGCCCACTCGATGGCGCACGTGCCGGTGGCGATCCGCCTGCTGGCGCTGCCCTACGCCGCAGCGGCGATCCTGATCGTGGGCGCCGCGGTGTTCGGCCGGCGATCCGTGGTTGCCTGA
- a CDS encoding S41 family peptidase translates to MTVTRQFQRAARCGVALLALATIPTPGLAQTGEPTRLLRFPDLAGDRVAFTYAGDIWLAPAAGGTATRLTSHPGLELFAKFSPDGQWIAFTGQYDGDEQVYVVPAAGGAPRQLTFYPAAGPLAPRWGYDYQVYGWSPDGESVLFRSLRDGWDLGDTKLFLVDVSGGLPRALPMPESGGGDLSPDGKRVVYSPVTRDFRHWKRYEGGWAQDLWILDIESLESIQVTNHKRSDRDPMWIGDTIYFSSDRDGTLNLYAYDTASGDIEQLTEEDRWDVRWPSADKANRRIVYEKAGSLEIFDTASGSARAVPVHVPTDQLARRPSRVSASNRVSGYSLSPKAKRAAFSARGDIFSVPVEHGPTRNLTHSSGANDRDPAWSPDGRRIAFTSDRSGETEIWVVDQDGSSEPVQLTEGSVGRHYNNLLWSPGSDRIAFIDQQGRLGIVEAGDRTGDGAATGPREVIEVADDSRPFGTSYDWSPKGDYLAVELGDPNEFGSIHLFEVENRTLTRVTSEMWNDFFPVFGAGGDYLFFLSDRQFQPQIGSFEYNYAADRETYIYALALREDTAHPFPPRSDEVEIEEEEEDDDAEGEEDGDGGKEHESDADSDDEEDDIEDDGKDGDRIDLDGIAGRVARVPVDADNYFGLGAAEGKLLYVRGGAGYLGRSSDVQTEVFSYDLKARESKSLAKGIGGLVLSGDRRKLLVSERGSFRLLDVGGGEAKTISLAGLTIDRVPADEWVQIFDEVWRRFRDFFYAPNMHGYDWEALREQYRPLLAHVGHRSDLNYLMSEMVAELNVSHAYVSGGDYEAPDRPRAALLGARFELDEDAGRYRIARIFEGQNEEPRYRSPLTEIGVGIDAGDYLFAIQGRELTPDTNPFQLLREAGRGSLELTVGSSPDRGEARNVLVDPIASEDALIYLAWTERSRRIVEELGGGRIGYLHIPDMSASGIREWIKWYYGQVRKDAMVVDVRSNGGGNVSPMIIERLRRETLMLDFERNRDSVDTSPGGVFHGHLVCVIDEDTASDGDQFAYQFRRAGLGAIVGKRSWGGVVGIYGRAPLIDGGSVNVPEAGSADPEGNWVIEGYGVDPDIEVTNLPRDILEGRDPQLAKAVELLLEKLAEDPRTLPGRPADPIKTP, encoded by the coding sequence GACAGTTCCAGCGCGCGGCTCGATGCGGCGTCGCTCTGCTCGCGCTTGCCACCATCCCGACGCCGGGCCTCGCCCAAACCGGCGAGCCGACCAGGCTCCTGCGATTCCCCGATCTCGCGGGCGATCGAGTCGCGTTCACCTACGCGGGCGACATCTGGCTCGCGCCTGCAGCCGGCGGCACGGCGACCCGCCTCACCTCGCACCCGGGCCTGGAACTGTTCGCCAAGTTCTCGCCGGACGGCCAGTGGATCGCCTTCACCGGCCAGTACGACGGCGACGAACAGGTGTACGTCGTGCCGGCGGCCGGCGGCGCGCCACGACAGCTGACCTTCTACCCCGCCGCCGGGCCGCTGGCGCCGCGCTGGGGCTACGACTACCAGGTCTACGGCTGGTCGCCGGACGGCGAGTCCGTGCTGTTCCGGTCGCTTCGCGACGGCTGGGACCTCGGCGACACGAAGCTCTTCCTGGTCGACGTCTCCGGCGGGCTGCCGCGGGCGCTGCCGATGCCCGAGTCGGGCGGCGGCGATCTCTCGCCCGACGGCAAGCGCGTCGTCTACTCGCCGGTGACGCGGGACTTCCGGCACTGGAAGCGCTACGAGGGAGGCTGGGCGCAGGACCTCTGGATCCTCGACATCGAGAGTCTGGAGTCGATCCAGGTCACGAACCACAAGCGCTCCGACCGCGACCCGATGTGGATCGGCGACACCATCTACTTCTCGTCCGACCGCGACGGCACCCTGAACCTCTACGCCTACGACACGGCCTCGGGCGACATCGAGCAACTCACCGAAGAGGACCGCTGGGACGTACGCTGGCCCAGCGCGGACAAGGCGAACCGGCGCATCGTCTACGAGAAGGCCGGCTCGCTCGAGATCTTCGACACCGCCTCCGGCAGCGCGAGGGCCGTCCCCGTGCACGTACCGACGGACCAGCTCGCCCGCCGGCCAAGCAGGGTCTCGGCGTCAAACCGGGTCTCCGGCTACTCGCTCAGCCCGAAGGCGAAGCGCGCCGCCTTCTCCGCCCGCGGCGACATCTTCAGCGTGCCGGTCGAGCACGGACCGACCCGCAACCTGACCCACAGCTCGGGCGCCAACGACCGCGACCCCGCCTGGTCGCCCGACGGCCGGCGGATCGCCTTCACCTCCGACCGCAGCGGAGAAACCGAGATCTGGGTGGTGGACCAGGACGGCAGCAGCGAACCGGTGCAACTCACCGAAGGCAGCGTCGGCCGCCACTACAACAACCTGCTCTGGTCGCCCGGCAGCGACCGCATCGCCTTCATCGACCAGCAGGGACGGCTCGGCATCGTCGAGGCAGGCGACCGGACGGGCGACGGCGCCGCGACCGGGCCGCGGGAGGTCATCGAGGTCGCCGACGACTCCCGGCCCTTCGGCACCAGCTACGACTGGTCGCCGAAAGGGGACTACCTGGCAGTCGAACTCGGCGACCCGAACGAGTTCGGCTCGATCCACCTGTTCGAGGTCGAGAACCGGACGCTCACCCGCGTGACGTCCGAGATGTGGAATGACTTTTTTCCCGTCTTCGGCGCGGGCGGCGACTACCTCTTCTTCCTCTCCGACCGGCAGTTCCAGCCACAGATCGGCAGCTTCGAGTACAACTATGCCGCGGATCGCGAGACGTACATCTACGCGCTCGCCCTGCGCGAGGACACGGCCCATCCCTTCCCGCCGCGGAGCGACGAAGTCGAGATCGAGGAAGAAGAGGAAGACGACGACGCGGAAGGCGAGGAGGACGGCGACGGCGGCAAGGAGCACGAAAGCGACGCCGACAGCGACGACGAAGAAGACGACATCGAGGACGACGGAAAGGACGGCGACCGGATCGACCTCGACGGCATCGCAGGGCGCGTGGCCCGCGTCCCGGTCGACGCGGACAACTACTTCGGCCTGGGCGCGGCCGAAGGCAAACTGCTCTACGTGCGCGGGGGCGCCGGCTACCTGGGCCGCTCCTCCGACGTGCAGACCGAGGTCTTCTCGTACGACCTGAAGGCGCGAGAGAGCAAGAGCCTGGCCAAGGGCATCGGCGGTCTGGTCCTCTCCGGCGACCGCAGGAAACTGCTGGTCAGCGAACGCGGCAGCTTCCGGCTCCTCGACGTTGGCGGCGGCGAGGCGAAGACCATCTCCCTCGCCGGCCTGACCATCGACCGCGTGCCGGCCGACGAGTGGGTCCAGATCTTCGACGAGGTGTGGCGGCGGTTCCGGGACTTCTTCTACGCCCCGAACATGCACGGTTACGACTGGGAAGCGCTGCGCGAGCAGTACCGCCCCCTGCTCGCCCACGTCGGCCATCGCAGTGACCTGAACTACCTGATGAGCGAGATGGTCGCCGAGCTCAACGTCTCCCACGCCTACGTCAGCGGCGGCGACTACGAGGCACCGGACCGGCCACGCGCCGCCCTGCTCGGCGCCCGCTTCGAGCTCGACGAGGACGCCGGCCGCTACCGGATCGCCCGCATCTTCGAAGGCCAGAACGAGGAGCCACGCTACCGCTCGCCGCTGACCGAGATCGGCGTCGGCATCGACGCGGGCGACTACCTGTTCGCGATCCAGGGCCGCGAGCTGACCCCGGACACGAATCCGTTCCAGCTTCTGCGCGAGGCCGGGCGGGGATCGCTGGAACTGACCGTCGGTTCGAGCCCCGACCGCGGCGAGGCGAGGAACGTCCTCGTCGATCCGATCGCGAGCGAGGACGCGCTGATCTATCTCGCCTGGACCGAACGGAGCCGCAGGATCGTCGAGGAGCTCGGCGGCGGTCGGATCGGCTACCTCCACATCCCCGACATGTCGGCGAGCGGCATCCGGGAGTGGATCAAGTGGTACTACGGCCAGGTCCGCAAGGACGCCATGGTCGTCGACGTCCGCTCGAACGGCGGCGGCAACGTGTCGCCCATGATCATCGAACGCCTGCGGCGCGAGACGCTGATGCTCGACTTCGAGCGCAACCGGGATTCCGTCGACACCTCGCCCGGGGGCGTCTTCCACGGTCACCTCGTCTGCGTGATCGACGAGGACACCGCCTCGGACGGCGACCAGTTCGCGTACCAGTTCCGCCGCGCGGGCTTAGGGGCCATCGTCGGCAAGAGGAGCTGGGGCGGCGTGGTCGGCATCTACGGCCGGGCGCCGCTCATCGACGGCGGCTCGGTCAACGTGCCCGAGGCCGGCTCCGCCGACCCGGAGGGCAACTGGGTGATCGAGGGCTACGGCGTCGACCCGGACATCGAGGTCACGAACCTGCCCCGGGACATCCTCGAGGGGCGCGACCCGCAACTCGCGAAAGCCGTCGAGCTCCTGCTCGAGAAGCTGGCCGAGGATCCACGGACGCTGCCCGGCCGTCCAGCCGACCCGATCAAGACCCCGTAA